The Neomonachus schauinslandi chromosome 11, ASM220157v2, whole genome shotgun sequence genome contains a region encoding:
- the PTS gene encoding 6-pyruvoyl tetrahydrobiopterin synthase: MSVAGAGEGCRRRARVSRLVSFSATHRLHSKSLSNEENLKLFGKCNNLNGHGHNYKVVVTVHGEIDPVTGMVMNLTDLKEYIEEAIMKPLDHKNLDLDVPYFADVVSTTENVAVYIWENLQKFLPLGVLYKVKVYETDNNIVVYKGE; the protein is encoded by the exons ATGAGCGTGGCGGGCGCCGGCGAGGGCTGTCGCCGCCGGGCGCGGGTGTCCCGCCTCGTCTCCTTCAGCGCGACCCACCGACTCCACAG caaATCTCTGAGTAATGAAGAAAACTTGAAACTCTTTGGGAAATGCAACAATCTAAATGGTCATGGGCATAATTATAAAG TTGTGGTGACGGTGCATGGAGAG ATTGATCCTGTTACAGGAATGGTTATGAATTTGACTGACCTCAAAGAGTATATAGAG GAGGCAATTATGAAGCCCCTTGATCATAAGAATTTGGATCTGGATGTGCCATACTTTGCAGATGTTGTAAG CACGACAGAAAATGTAGCTGTATATATCTGGGAAAACCTCCAGAAATTTCTTCCTCTGGGAGTTCTTTATAAAGTAAAAGTGTATGAAACTGACAATAATATCGTTGTCTATAAAGGAGAATAG